From the genome of Ignavibacteriales bacterium, one region includes:
- a CDS encoding proton-conducting transporter membrane subunit, with the protein MFEFFIFILLPLIASLFCYVVKNLRLQYTASLSVSILHLILSLSVFLGYYHPNLPFFFGVDSLSKFFILILSNVYFWVVLVSFSYLKRPVTPQAEKSKQLYFVLLNFYLTANSAAMLSNHFGMYWVAAEATTLSVAPLIYFYRNEEALEAMWKYLFLVSIGIAFAFIGILFLTLSAKGSMLEGKQLYFWEFIKNAKQLNPIWLKASFIFIFVGLSTKIGIAPMHSGDIDATSNAPSPIAALMSGSLRLTALMGVLRIFQIIQPTSSFEFAKVILIIGGLLSLFVAFVFMFKVTNYKRMLAYSSVEHLGLITLGIGIGGLAFVGAMYHAIYNSIMKVILFLTAGNIHSKYKTREVSKVSSVLNRMPKTGWLFLLAFLGISGIPPFGIFFSEIKIFEGMLFSNKPALLVLTMFFLLFIFINMGKIIFSMLYKKNNDDNSEAGTEHFDFIHLTVILLLILLTTISVLSPDVIYQNIISITKDFGMNL; encoded by the coding sequence ATGTTCGAGTTTTTCATTTTTATATTGCTGCCGCTGATAGCATCGCTATTCTGTTATGTAGTAAAGAATCTCCGCCTACAGTATACCGCTTCACTGTCTGTTAGTATTCTGCATTTAATCTTGTCGTTGAGCGTTTTTCTTGGGTACTACCATCCAAATTTACCGTTCTTCTTCGGCGTTGATTCACTCAGCAAATTTTTCATTCTGATTCTTTCAAATGTTTATTTCTGGGTTGTTCTCGTTTCGTTCTCATACTTGAAAAGACCGGTTACACCTCAAGCCGAAAAGAGTAAACAGTTATACTTCGTACTTCTTAATTTTTATTTGACCGCAAATTCCGCGGCAATGTTAAGCAATCATTTCGGAATGTATTGGGTTGCAGCAGAAGCAACTACATTAAGTGTTGCACCTCTAATCTATTTTTACCGCAACGAAGAAGCACTGGAAGCAATGTGGAAATATCTTTTCTTGGTATCAATAGGAATTGCGTTTGCATTTATTGGAATCCTCTTTTTAACTCTTTCAGCCAAAGGTTCTATGCTCGAAGGAAAACAATTATACTTTTGGGAATTTATTAAAAATGCTAAGCAGTTAAATCCAATCTGGTTGAAAGCAAGTTTCATATTTATCTTTGTTGGATTAAGCACAAAAATAGGAATAGCGCCGATGCATTCCGGCGATATTGATGCTACCAGCAATGCGCCAAGTCCGATTGCAGCTTTGATGTCCGGCTCTCTTCGTTTAACTGCGTTGATGGGTGTTCTCAGAATTTTTCAAATTATTCAACCAACATCTTCATTTGAATTTGCTAAAGTGATTCTCATTATCGGTGGATTGCTTTCACTTTTTGTAGCATTTGTTTTCATGTTCAAAGTAACCAACTATAAAAGAATGCTCGCATATTCCAGTGTTGAACATTTGGGATTAATAACTTTAGGAATAGGAATTGGCGGGTTGGCATTCGTTGGTGCGATGTATCATGCAATTTATAATTCAATAATGAAAGTAATTTTGTTTCTTACAGCAGGTAATATTCATAGTAAATACAAAACAAGAGAAGTCTCAAAGGTTTCATCAGTTTTAAATAGAATGCCGAAGACAGGCTGGTTATTTCTTTTGGCTTTTTTAGGAATCTCGGGAATTCCACCGTTCGGAATATTTTTCAGTGAAATAAAAATATTTGAAGGAATGCTCTTTTCTAACAAACCGGCTCTTCTAGTATTAACAATGTTCTTCCTTCTTTTTATTTTTATTAATATGGGCAAGATCATTTTCTCTATGCTTTATAAAAAAAACAATGACGATAATTCTGAAGCAGGAACTGAACATTTTGATTTTATCCACTTGACTGTAATTCTTCTTTTAATTCTTTTAACAACAATATCCGTTCTTTCACCGGATGTTATTTATCAAAACATAATTAGTATAACAAAAGATTTTGGTATGAATTTATGA
- a CDS encoding NADH-quinone oxidoreductase subunit H gives MDIEVLQGLISIFVIIGIAPLFASFINKQKAILTGRIGAPILQPYYDLLRLFKKETINAKSSSFISQISPLINFIVIIVAAAMLPIGYWKPLISFNGDIILFAYTLGLARFFQILAAMDIGSSFEGMGASREATFALFAEPIFFFTLGSVAFISGLTSIYDIYHSIRLDNISYIVFIIICSISAFILAITECSRMPVDDPNTHLELTMIHEVMILDNSGLDLFLYLYASYIKLFIYAILEISFFYPFSAKSYVLGIVIFIVGSIILSLTLAIVETITSRFKMKNIPQYLLFATAIGILNLLIYTFTK, from the coding sequence ATGGATATAGAAGTTTTACAAGGACTAATATCAATTTTTGTGATCATCGGAATTGCTCCTTTATTCGCCAGTTTTATCAACAAACAAAAAGCAATTTTGACAGGCAGAATTGGCGCTCCAATTTTGCAGCCGTATTATGATCTGCTTCGGCTTTTCAAAAAGGAAACAATCAACGCAAAGAGTTCATCTTTTATAAGTCAGATTTCGCCACTCATAAATTTTATTGTGATTATTGTTGCAGCCGCGATGCTTCCAATCGGTTATTGGAAACCGTTGATCAGTTTTAACGGTGATATAATTTTATTCGCATATACGCTGGGACTTGCAAGATTCTTCCAAATATTAGCGGCTATGGATATCGGAAGTTCATTTGAAGGAATGGGCGCTTCACGTGAAGCGACATTTGCACTGTTTGCCGAGCCGATTTTCTTTTTCACTCTCGGAAGTGTCGCATTTATAAGCGGGCTAACTTCTATTTATGATATCTATCATTCGATTAGATTAGATAATATTTCGTACATCGTTTTTATAATAATATGTTCGATCTCCGCCTTCATACTCGCAATAACCGAATGTTCACGAATGCCGGTTGATGATCCGAATACACATCTTGAACTTACAATGATTCATGAAGTGATGATTCTGGATAATTCCGGATTAGATTTGTTCCTTTATTTATACGCGAGTTATATAAAACTATTTATTTATGCCATTCTTGAGATATCATTTTTCTATCCGTTCAGCGCTAAAAGTTATGTGCTCGGAATAGTAATTTTTATAGTAGGTAGTATCATTCTATCTCTAACTTTGGCAATTGTCGAAACAATAACATCGCGATTTAAGATGAAGAATATTCCGCAATACCTTTTATTCGCGACGGCAATTGGAATACTGAATTTGTTGATCTATACTTTTACAAAATGA